In Candidatus Protochlamydia phocaeensis, a single genomic region encodes these proteins:
- a CDS encoding polymorphic toxin type 50 domain-containing protein, producing MLDCKETKKKAIVASSLAHAAEREAYFKNIKIHWDKQNKHIPDAHNFEIGKGTILIEKPDLEALVKEKAGSGQRLIGEFGQAGYKERVDFGKIIGEYALQIEGKPTQYFPTSKGVITYAKDGSAHVYPTDPKATVK from the coding sequence CTGCTTGATTGCAAAGAAACGAAAAAAAAAGCAATTGTTGCTTCTTCTTTAGCACATGCTGCTGAAAGAGAGGCTTATTTTAAGAATATTAAAATTCATTGGGATAAGCAAAATAAGCATATTCCTGATGCACATAATTTTGAAATTGGCAAAGGAACTATTCTAATTGAAAAGCCAGATCTTGAAGCTTTAGTAAAAGAAAAAGCAGGCAGTGGTCAAAGATTGATAGGAGAGTTTGGCCAAGCAGGTTATAAAGAAAGAGTGGATTTTGGAAAAATTATTGGGGAGTATGCTCTGCAAATAGAAGGAAAACCTACTCAATATTTTCCAACATCTAAAGGAGTCATAACATATGCTAAAGATGGAAGTGCCCATGTTTATCCTACAGATCCAAAGGCCACAGTAAAATGA